In Nitrobacteraceae bacterium AZCC 1564, the following proteins share a genomic window:
- a CDS encoding hypothetical protein (product_source=Hypo-rule applied): protein MIVANASSTISKPYRLPNGNFAFTIPVECNADYR from the coding sequence ATGATCGTTGCGAACGCTTCGTCCACCATTTCGAAACCATACCGGCTCCCCAATGGAAACTTCGCGTTCACCATTCCCGTCGAATGCAACGCGGATTATCGGTAA
- a CDS encoding hypothetical protein (product_source=Hypo-rule applied; cleavage_site_network=SignalP-noTM; pfam=PF17264) gives MFFLLRMAFWLGLVLVLLPTDKTPDTDKTTPELATSDAISAATAAVSDMSQFCTRQPTACAVGGQAATVIGARAQNGARKVYHFITDKAENKTLIGPEKPEKKSPDHTGSIASLDDDADTSGITHQTLTQEDLQMEWQPPTAEPVPAP, from the coding sequence ATGTTCTTTCTGCTTCGCATGGCATTCTGGCTCGGCCTCGTACTCGTGCTGCTGCCGACAGACAAGACGCCGGATACAGACAAGACAACGCCGGAATTGGCGACGTCCGATGCCATTTCCGCTGCCACTGCCGCGGTCTCCGACATGAGCCAGTTCTGCACGCGTCAGCCGACGGCTTGCGCCGTGGGCGGTCAGGCCGCGACAGTCATTGGCGCGCGCGCTCAGAACGGCGCCAGGAAGGTCTATCACTTCATCACCGACAAGGCCGAGAACAAGACTCTGATCGGCCCTGAGAAGCCGGAGAAGAAATCTCCGGATCATACGGGATCCATTGCGTCACTGGACGACGATGCTGACACCAGCGGCATCACGCACCAGACGCTTACCCAAGAAGACTTGCAGATGGAATGGCAGCCTCCCACCGCCGAACCCGTTCCGGCTCCGTAA
- a CDS encoding cysteine desulfuration protein SufE (product_source=KO:K02426; cath_funfam=3.90.1010.10; cog=COG2166; ko=KO:K02426; pfam=PF02657; superfamily=82649) — protein sequence MTIDEIRDNFALLEEWDDRYRYVIELGRTLDPMTEDEHSAANKVQGCASQVWLSRDINRQNGEPVLSFKGDSDAHIVRGLIAILLALQSGKTAREILGADPIAVFDELGFREHLTPQRSNGLRAMVERIKSDARETLAEA from the coding sequence ATGACCATTGATGAAATCAGGGACAACTTCGCGCTGCTGGAGGAGTGGGACGATCGCTACCGCTACGTGATCGAACTCGGCCGGACACTGGATCCGATGACCGAAGATGAGCACTCCGCTGCCAACAAGGTTCAGGGCTGCGCCAGCCAGGTCTGGTTGTCTCGTGATATTAATCGCCAAAACGGCGAGCCCGTGCTCAGTTTCAAGGGCGACAGCGACGCACATATCGTCCGGGGCCTTATCGCGATCCTGCTGGCTCTCCAGTCGGGAAAGACCGCGCGCGAGATTCTCGGCGCTGATCCTATCGCCGTCTTCGATGAACTAGGTTTCCGCGAGCATCTGACGCCGCAACGATCGAATGGTCTGCGAGCGATGGTCGAGCGCATTAAGAGCGATGCGCGCGAAACACTCGCGGAGGCCTGA
- a CDS encoding putative transcriptional regulator (product_source=COG4957; cog=COG4957; pfam=PF05443), with translation MSETSAKSFVDLTASIVSAYVSNNTTTAAEIPALISQIHAALLRVSTGGIEAALEPVKPAISVKKSMTPDYLVCLEDGKRFKSLKRHLRTQYNMTPEQYREKWGLPADYPMVAPNYAVARSNLAKKMGLGQQRRRRGR, from the coding sequence CGAGACGTCCGCGAAGAGTTTTGTCGACCTGACCGCGTCAATCGTGTCGGCCTATGTCAGCAACAATACGACGACCGCTGCAGAGATCCCGGCGCTGATCAGCCAAATTCACGCAGCGCTGTTACGGGTGTCCACCGGCGGCATCGAAGCTGCGCTGGAGCCGGTTAAGCCGGCGATTTCGGTCAAGAAATCGATGACGCCGGACTATTTGGTTTGTCTTGAGGATGGCAAGCGCTTCAAGTCTCTCAAGCGGCATTTACGGACACAGTACAACATGACTCCTGAGCAATACCGGGAGAAATGGGGGCTGCCCGCGGACTATCCCATGGTCGCGCCGAATTACGCCGTTGCCCGGTCAAATCTTGCCAAGAAGATGGGGCTCGGACAGCAGCGCCGCCGGCGTGGCCGGTAG